Within Actinobaculum sp. 313, the genomic segment AGTACTTCAGCGCCGCTTCCTGCGACAGTGCACGACGCCGCCTCGCCGTCGCACACAGTACATATAACGGTAGTGAGAGCACCTCAAGGGAGATGAACATCGTCAGGAAGTCCCCCGACATGGCAAAAGCGAGCATGCCCGCAATGGAGAAGAGCATCAGCGGGAAAACCTCTGTCTGCTCCGCCCCAAGCCGATTCGCTTCCCGTTCCTCGGACGAACCCGGCTGCGTCGCAGCAGAAGCGGCAAAGGCTCCCTCCCCCGTTGCGGTGCGATCAGCTGCAATAAGAAGAGCGAACAATGCACAAGGCAGCACTATCGCCTGGAAGACGATGGCAAGGCGGTCCTCGAACAACGTTCCAACCGCTGCTTGTTCATTCAGCTTCAGCACAACCGCGTATCCCAAATCGCCGACTTTTTTCCACTGGGCGATAACGGCGACAAAGGCTCCTGCGACAGCGAGGAATGACACGACGAGCTGCGTGTTACGCCGATAACGCTCCGGAACGAAGGCCTCGACAAGCACGCCAATCACTGCAGCGCCCAGCACGATGAGAATAGGTGTAAGCGCCACCCAGTTGATGACGGGATTGCTACTCACTTCATGCTCCCTTCTGCGGTCGCAGCGGACCACGCAATTGAGCCGGTTCCATCCACATGTGCCGGTGCCGCCGCCACGGTCTCACGTGTATTCGTCTCTTGCGGCGCCTTGGCGTCTGCGGAGATTTCCTCCGAGAGGTAAACGGTTGTCATCTCCGCCGCGGGTGTAATGGTGTCGATAACGGGCGCCGGTCCCAACCCGAGGAACAACATGGCTGCGATAAGAACGGCGGAAACAGTCTTTTCTGCGCCATCCATGTCGTTGACCTCAATGCTTGGCCGGGGACCGGTAAACACGCGCTGATATGGCCACAGGATGTATACAGCCGCCAAGATGACGCCGAAAACGGCAATGGTCGCGAGTGGCACGTTCACGGAATAGGTGCCGATCAGAATCAAGTATTCGGGAATGAATCCCGAAAGGCCTGGCAGCGCAATAGAGGCTAGTCCAGCTACCAGGAACACTCCGGCAATCAGTGGAGTCACACGCTGCCAGCCGCCGTAATCGCTAATCATGTAGGAGCTTCCGCGCCGACGCAGCGAGCCGACCGTCAAGAACAGGGCACCGGTTGCAACACCATGCGCCACCATATACAGAATCGCACCCGTCATTGCCACCGAGGAACCGGAGAAGATTCCCAGCACCATGAAACCGAAATGGCTGACCGAGGTGTACGCAATAAGACGCATAAGATGCTGCGAGGTGATCGCCATGAACCCGCCCCAGAGAATGGAGATCACGGCCAGAATCATTATGGGTGTGGCGGCCCGCTGCGCGGCATCCGGGAAGAAAGGAACGCAGAAGGCGATCATGCCGTAGGTGCCGATCTTATCCAGCACGCCAACCAATAGTGTTGACGTACCTGCCGGTGCCTGCTCCGTCGTATCCGGCAGCCAAGTATGTAGTGGAAACATCGGTGCCTTGATGGCAAATCCGATGAAGAAGGAGAGGAAGATCCACATCTGCGCGGTGTCTGATACGGCAAGCGCCCCGCTGATGTTCTCGACGAGCAAACCGCCCTCCGGCAGGGGCGAGGCGACCATCAGGGCTATCACGCCGACCAGCATGATCAGACCGCCGACCAGGGAGTAAATGACGAACTTAATTGCCGCGCGATGCCGCTTCTCACCGCCGTAACGCCCGATGAGGAAGTACATCGGCAGGATCATCAACTCGAAGAGTACGTAGAAGAGGAAGATATCCCTGGAGGCGAAGATACCGATCATGATGGCTTCCAGGAAAAGAATCCACCCGACATACCCGGCCACTCGGTTCTCATTCTCGCCACGGAACTCATTCCCCGATGCGAGCAGCACCACCGGCACCAGGAAGGTAGCCAGTCCGATCATCACCACGCCGATGCCGTTAATGCCCCACGCCAGCGACACCCCAAGCTGCGGAATCCAAGAATACGTTTCCGCCAGCTGGTACTCGGCCGAACCAATGTCGAATCCGGTCGTCACTGCCGTCAGGAATACGACGAGTATCGCGAGTGACACCGCCAGACCGAAGGGCAACGCCATTTTACGCAGTGGCCTGACAAGCCACAGCGCCAATGCCGCCAGCACGGCCACCACAATCAGTAGGCTGAGCCAGGGAAAGGCTGCCTCGTTCACGGATTGCATTATTCTCCTCTCCCGGTCAGAACCGCGACGCCAACGCGATAATCAGGGCGATAACCACGCCAACGTACATGTAGGCCGCGTACGAGCGCACGTAGCCGTTTTGCAGCCGACCCAGCAGACGCCCGGTGGCAGTAGTTCCCCGCGCCACCCCTTCCACGGCACCGTCAACCACATGTTGATCGACTACCGCTACAGCGCCGGTGGCCGCGAGGCCTGGCTTCATCACCAATGTCTCGTTAATGACATCCTGGTACAAGTCATTTCGAGCCGCTCGCGTCAATGCACTACCAACCGGTACCTCCACCGGCACCTGCGAGGCCAGATACATCTTCCAGGCCACCCCTACCCCAATTGCCACAACCGCCAGTGTTGCTACGGTAATCGCGACCGGAGCAATCACGGGTTCACCGTGCTCGCCGCCCCCGGTAACCGGTTCGAGCCACGCGGTGAATCCGACCCGGTTGAGCACGAAGCCCAGCGCAAGCGAACCGATCGCCAGAATCACCTGCGGCATATACATTGATGCCGGCGCCTCATGCGGATGATGTGCATTCTTCCCCTTCTTGGAGAAACGCTCCTCGCCGTGGAAGATCATGAAGAACATGCGCGACATGTAGAAGGCCGTCAGCCCGGCGACGAGCAACG encodes:
- a CDS encoding NADH-quinone oxidoreductase subunit M, with the translated sequence MQSVNEAAFPWLSLLIVVAVLAALALWLVRPLRKMALPFGLAVSLAILVVFLTAVTTGFDIGSAEYQLAETYSWIPQLGVSLAWGINGIGVVMIGLATFLVPVVLLASGNEFRGENENRVAGYVGWILFLEAIMIGIFASRDIFLFYVLFELMILPMYFLIGRYGGEKRHRAAIKFVIYSLVGGLIMLVGVIALMVASPLPEGGLLVENISGALAVSDTAQMWIFLSFFIGFAIKAPMFPLHTWLPDTTEQAPAGTSTLLVGVLDKIGTYGMIAFCVPFFPDAAQRAATPIMILAVISILWGGFMAITSQHLMRLIAYTSVSHFGFMVLGIFSGSSVAMTGAILYMVAHGVATGALFLTVGSLRRRGSSYMISDYGGWQRVTPLIAGVFLVAGLASIALPGLSGFIPEYLILIGTYSVNVPLATIAVFGVILAAVYILWPYQRVFTGPRPSIEVNDMDGAEKTVSAVLIAAMLFLGLGPAPVIDTITPAAEMTTVYLSEEISADAKAPQETNTRETVAAAPAHVDGTGSIAWSAATAEGSMK